A stretch of the Pirellulales bacterium genome encodes the following:
- a CDS encoding DNA starvation/stationary phase protection protein: MREGLRIQWGNPSGFKSRLSHPGADVVFEDTDRRAHIFKENKAMATRELNRAKGRSALATPTDLSHDAVEEISNELRQLLADVFALYMKTKNFHWHMSGRHFRDYHLLLDEHATQIFAMTDDLAERARKIGGTTLHSISDISEHQRLKDNNEDFVAPSEMLTELSGDNQELTRSLRSAHEVCERHNDVATTSMIEVWIDQTERRTWFLSETVREI, from the coding sequence ATGCGTGAAGGACTTAGGATCCAGTGGGGCAACCCGTCCGGGTTCAAATCCCGGCTCTCGCATCCGGGTGCTGACGTCGTTTTTGAGGATACGGATCGCCGGGCGCACATTTTCAAGGAGAACAAAGCCATGGCAACGCGTGAATTGAATCGAGCGAAGGGAAGAAGTGCCTTAGCAACTCCAACCGATCTCAGCCACGATGCAGTCGAGGAGATCTCGAACGAGCTGCGGCAATTGCTGGCCGATGTATTTGCGCTTTACATGAAGACAAAGAATTTCCACTGGCACATGAGTGGGCGGCATTTTCGCGACTACCACCTCCTCCTCGACGAGCACGCGACACAAATCTTCGCCATGACCGATGACCTGGCGGAGCGAGCACGCAAGATCGGAGGAACGACGCTCCACTCCATTAGCGATATCTCCGAGCACCAACGTTTGAAAGACAACAACGAGGACTTCGTGGCTCCGAGCGAAATGCTAACGGAGCTTTCCGGCGACAACCAAGAGCTGACACGATCCTTGCGCTCGGCCCATGAGGTCTGCGAGCGGCACAACGATGTCGCAACGACCAGCATGATTGAAGTCTGGATTGACCAGACAGAGCGCCGGACC
- a CDS encoding DUF87 domain-containing protein: MIALNSAAFSAAEPCDRQPPAEESAPCSPIAPARDARGLSPSMPLSEFFDVYFTPVFLAGGRKADGTIREYEQTLKFWRLLTDDPPLNEIDTLVLTKFFDSFRQRTGKSGRGKLASNTVRKHAIALQAVLDRAGPFRRDSRNSRNAELLERVPLVEKPGIQIKEINDCMTLAEIGQFLDGCDLAKSPRGLNISPCDFWRAMVTVIYNCGPRIGTCMGLRWSWLEKDEHAQWFAIPSIADSCIGTSANKSKRHFKMYVNRHASAALQIVRGCWEGRSPRIDPDFVFPWLGTPKALQVMRRRILAGLDIVPARQEILGFHSVRKAAATAISQINPAATAAFLGHRTRDIALNHYVDKSVLLDAIEKLPQPASAFDRHPQRLLLSERGTAVLWKWERLIDTNDRRRAENPAVSDQEILDAYHWRYPHLPTATLEQLRNARRPSARLRSGMPAASQCDGLTGGSEPTVPETPATVEASPPRPSSEPTTSTASPTTVLLDRHWPQSPIEIIGPQLRIADGLSLPPEAVTQTFAILAKRGVGKTHTATVLAEEMLKLGQQIIVYDPTGAWHGLKKSADGKGPGLPAVVFGGEHADVEIHDPDYSGALIASTIIDQRISAVLDCSLLRGNDRSTFLADFFETVYHGNRSPLHLFLDEAQTIVPQRPKGGAEGTRLSVAVEDCFLQGRRRGIGATIISQRPALVSKAVTTQCEVLIAMRMVGALDRRAIQEWIAVHAEDSQRARAMIASLPSLGIGEGWVWSPGWQDLFHRVKFRLRETLDTSATPTPEMTMLERKPSAPADLAAIAEQLRQAATQKAAGREHSAPNTRKTPPAPVGNGLHAVPGTARHHRRGRPTSPRPAIGDRLPAAPQLDPPSSPPASLQARSIFSRIASAARSAMASIVGRGDASRKPAEGGERRWRDCRITELFEAWFRPLLLRGRTHASEIESFAEAVALWTELGDDLPIRKIDERSIEKYRRGLLTATHRIGLFAGEGLPAEARSHHLLCIRTLLNSCPRD; this comes from the coding sequence ATGATCGCCCTCAACTCTGCCGCATTCTCCGCGGCCGAACCTTGCGACCGGCAACCGCCGGCCGAAGAATCCGCGCCATGCTCGCCCATCGCGCCCGCCCGCGATGCCCGCGGCCTGTCCCCTTCCATGCCGTTGTCGGAGTTTTTCGACGTCTACTTCACGCCCGTCTTCCTCGCCGGCGGCCGCAAGGCGGATGGCACGATTCGCGAATACGAGCAAACGCTGAAATTCTGGCGACTCCTCACGGATGATCCGCCGCTCAATGAGATCGACACGCTCGTGTTGACCAAGTTTTTCGACAGCTTCCGCCAACGGACTGGAAAAAGCGGTCGCGGGAAACTCGCCAGCAACACGGTCCGCAAGCACGCTATTGCCCTTCAGGCAGTGCTCGACAGAGCCGGGCCGTTTAGACGCGACAGTAGAAACAGCCGCAACGCGGAGCTGCTCGAGCGCGTCCCTCTCGTCGAAAAGCCTGGCATCCAGATCAAGGAAATCAACGATTGCATGACGCTTGCGGAGATCGGCCAGTTTCTGGACGGCTGCGATCTAGCCAAGTCGCCGCGCGGCCTGAATATCTCGCCCTGCGATTTTTGGCGGGCGATGGTGACTGTGATCTACAACTGCGGCCCGCGAATTGGCACCTGTATGGGGCTTCGCTGGTCGTGGCTCGAAAAGGACGAGCACGCGCAATGGTTCGCAATTCCGTCCATCGCGGATAGCTGCATCGGAACCAGCGCAAACAAGTCGAAGCGTCACTTCAAGATGTACGTTAACAGGCACGCCTCGGCGGCGCTGCAGATCGTGCGCGGCTGCTGGGAAGGCCGATCGCCGCGCATCGACCCCGACTTCGTATTTCCGTGGCTCGGCACACCGAAGGCCCTTCAAGTCATGCGGAGGCGGATCCTTGCGGGGCTGGACATTGTGCCCGCGCGGCAAGAGATTCTTGGCTTCCATTCCGTGCGGAAGGCGGCCGCGACGGCCATTTCGCAGATCAATCCCGCCGCGACTGCCGCCTTTTTGGGGCATCGGACTCGCGACATTGCACTTAACCATTACGTCGATAAGAGCGTGCTGCTCGATGCGATCGAGAAGCTGCCGCAGCCGGCGAGCGCGTTCGATCGTCATCCGCAGCGGCTATTGCTGAGCGAGCGCGGGACCGCCGTGCTATGGAAATGGGAGCGACTGATCGACACGAACGACCGACGGCGCGCCGAGAATCCGGCAGTTAGTGACCAGGAGATTCTGGACGCCTACCATTGGCGCTATCCCCACCTGCCGACGGCCACGCTTGAGCAGCTCAGAAATGCGCGCCGACCGTCGGCCAGGCTAAGGAGCGGGATGCCAGCAGCTTCGCAATGTGACGGGCTGACAGGCGGTAGCGAGCCGACGGTTCCCGAGACGCCGGCGACCGTGGAAGCATCGCCGCCGCGGCCATCGTCGGAACCGACGACGAGTACCGCATCGCCAACCACGGTGCTGCTCGATCGGCACTGGCCACAGTCGCCGATCGAGATCATCGGCCCGCAGCTCCGGATCGCCGACGGCTTGTCGTTGCCGCCCGAAGCCGTCACGCAGACCTTTGCCATCTTGGCAAAGCGCGGAGTCGGCAAAACCCACACGGCAACAGTGCTCGCCGAGGAAATGCTCAAGCTCGGGCAGCAGATCATCGTCTACGATCCGACCGGGGCTTGGCACGGGCTCAAGAAATCGGCCGACGGAAAGGGACCAGGCCTGCCCGCGGTAGTGTTCGGGGGCGAACACGCCGACGTGGAGATCCACGATCCGGACTATTCGGGCGCCCTTATTGCGAGCACGATCATCGACCAGCGAATCTCCGCGGTGCTTGATTGCAGTCTGCTCCGCGGAAATGACCGAAGCACGTTCCTGGCCGATTTCTTCGAGACGGTCTACCACGGGAACCGATCGCCGCTGCATCTTTTCTTGGATGAGGCGCAAACGATCGTGCCGCAGCGGCCAAAGGGAGGAGCTGAAGGGACGCGACTTTCCGTCGCCGTGGAAGACTGTTTCTTGCAAGGCCGCCGCCGCGGAATTGGCGCCACGATCATCAGCCAGCGGCCGGCACTCGTCAGCAAGGCCGTTACCACACAATGCGAGGTACTCATAGCAATGCGAATGGTCGGCGCCCTGGACCGGCGGGCGATTCAGGAATGGATCGCCGTTCACGCTGAAGATTCTCAGCGGGCCCGCGCCATGATCGCCAGCCTACCGTCGCTCGGCATTGGTGAGGGCTGGGTTTGGTCCCCCGGCTGGCAAGACCTATTCCATCGGGTAAAGTTCCGCCTGAGGGAAACGCTGGATACATCCGCCACGCCGACGCCGGAAATGACGATGCTCGAGCGGAAGCCATCAGCGCCGGCGGACCTGGCCGCGATCGCCGAGCAGCTCCGCCAGGCGGCAACACAGAAAGCCGCCGGCCGCGAGCATTCCGCGCCAAATACTCGAAAGACGCCGCCCGCACCTGTAGGGAACGGCCTCCATGCCGTTCCGGGAACTGCTCGCCATCACCGGCGAGGGCGGCCGACATCGCCGCGGCCAGCGATAGGCGATCGACTGCCGGCCGCGCCGCAATTGGATCCACCCTCGTCGCCCCCGGCGAGCCTGCAGGCGCGATCGATCTTTTCGCGGATTGCATCCGCAGCCCGTAGCGCGATGGCCAGCATCGTCGGCCGCGGCGATGCATCCAGGAAGCCGGCAGAAGGAGGCGAACGGAGGTGGCGCGATTGTCGTATTACCGAATTGTTTGAAGCCTGGTTCCGCCCGTTGCTGTTGCGGGGAAGGACGCACGCCAGCGAGATTGAATCGTTTGCCGAAGCTGTCGCGCTTTGGACAGAGCTGGGCGACGATCTTCCAATCCGGAAAATCGACGAACGATCAATCGAGAAATATCGGCGTGGGCTCCTCACTGCGACGCACCGCATAGGGCTATTCGCCGGGGAGGGCCTGCCCGCCGAAGCTCGGTCGCATCATCTGCTTTGCATTAGAACCCTGCTCAATTCCTGTCCGCGGGATTAA
- a CDS encoding helix-turn-helix domain-containing protein yields MKLDASDITDLKPLIETVARAAVDEIRRDEAALDSRRLAYPEAEAAAILGVRKHVLGAARRAGLLQASRLGKQTLYSRDELLRFLRDGGVDR; encoded by the coding sequence GTGAAGCTCGACGCCAGCGATATTACCGACTTGAAACCGCTAATCGAGACGGTCGCCCGAGCGGCGGTTGACGAGATTCGCCGCGATGAGGCTGCGCTCGATTCGCGACGCCTGGCCTACCCGGAGGCCGAGGCCGCGGCGATCCTGGGCGTGCGGAAGCACGTGCTGGGGGCGGCCAGGCGAGCTGGACTGCTCCAGGCTTCCCGGCTGGGAAAGCAGACGCTTTACTCGCGCGACGAGCTGCTCCGATTCCTCCGCGATGGAGGCGTCGACCGGTGA